From a region of the Mauremys mutica isolate MM-2020 ecotype Southern chromosome 12, ASM2049712v1, whole genome shotgun sequence genome:
- the LOC123345345 gene encoding olfactory receptor 14A16-like, whose product MSNQTTVIEFLLLGFSDVRELQILHFVVFLVLYLISLLGNLLIITAIALDHHLHTPMYFFLMNLSIIDLGSISVTIPKSMANSLMNTRSISYSGCVTQVFFLFFFASADFAILIIMAYDRYIAICQPLHYETVMNRRAFIQMAASAWIGGMLYSALHTGNTFAIAFCGGNTVDQFFCEIPQLLKLACSDSYRFEVGFLIFSVCLASSCFVFMIVSYVQIFKAVLRIPSKQGRHKAFSTCLPHLFVVSLLFCTSALAYLKPTSSSASGLDLMVAVLYSVLPPMMNPIIYSMRNIEIKDALSKWIGWRLITKNRMSIFLLQ is encoded by the coding sequence atgtccaaccaaaccaccGTGATTGAAtttcttctcctgggattctctgatgttcgggagctgcagattttacactttgtggtgtttctagtgcTTTACCTGATATCCCTGCTGGGGAAccttctcatcatcacagccatagcccttgaccaccaccttcacacccccatgtacttcttcctgatgaatctgtccatcatagacctcggctccatctctgtcaccatccccaaatccatggccaattcCCTAATGAACACAAGATCAATTTCTTATTCTGGATGTGTCACCCAAGtcttttttctcttcttctttgcttctgcagattttgccatacTGATCATCATGGCATATGACCGATACATTGCCATCTGCCAACCATTGCACTATGAGACagtgatgaacaggagagctttcatccaaatggcagccagtgcctggatcgGTGGtatgctctactctgcactgcacACCGGGAACACATTTGCAATAGCTTTCTGTGGAGGCAACACtgtggatcagttcttctgtgaaatcccccagctacTCAAGCTCGCCTGCTCTGACTCATACCGCTTTGAAGTCGGGTTTCTCATCTTTAGTGTGTGCTTAGCCTCAAGCTGCTTTGTTTTCATGATTGTgtcatatgttcagatcttcaaagcagtgctgagaatcccctctaagcagggccggcataaagccttctccacctgcctccctcacctcttTGTGGTCTCCTTGTTGTTTTGTACTTCTGCCCttgcctacctgaaacccacctccagctcagccTCAGGTCTGGATCTCatggtggctgttctctattctgtGTTGCCACCAATGATGAATccaatcatctacagcatgagaaaCATAGAGATCAAAGACGCTCTGAGTAAATGGATAGGCTGGAGGTTAATCACTAAGAACAGAATGTCCATTTTTCTCCTTCAGTAG